GAAGATGTTGTGGCTGTCAATCATAATTACGGCTGTGGCGTGGCTATTGGCGCACCCGAAGCGGTTATTCCCATCCGGACGCTGCAAAATTTGGCTACTCACCCTAATTTTGGCGGCGAAGCCTTGATTGTGGGCCTTGGCTGCGAAAAGCTGCGTCCTGAGGAGATGGCGCCCTGGGCGTCGCCGGAAAGCATTTTGGTTTTGCAAGAGCAGCACGGTTATGGGGTAATGCTAGAGGCTATTTTGGCTGGAGCTAAAGAGCGCTTAGAACGTCTTAACCGTCGGCGGCGCGAAACCTGTGCGGCTGCGGAACTGGTGATCGGCGTGCAGTGCGGCGGCAGCGACGCTTTTTCCGGAGTGACCGCCAATCCGGCAGTCGGCTATGCCGCGGATTTATTTGTGCGTGCTGGAGCCACGGTAATGTTTTCTGAAGTGACTGAAGTACGGGATGCTGTCCATCTCTTGACGCCGCGGGCGATCAATGAAGAGGTGGGACAAGCGCTGATTCGCGAAATGAAATGGTATGACGAATATCTCAGCCGCGGCGAAGCGGACCGCAGCGCCAATCCGGCGCCGGGAAATAAAAAAGGCGGCTTAGCCAACGTAGTGGAAAAGGCGCTGGGATCTATTGCTAAATCTGGCAGCAGCGCCATTTGCGGCGTTGTGCCACCAGGGGTCAAAGCGCAGCAGAAAGGCTTATTGTATGCGGCGACGCCGGCCAGCGATTTTGTGTGCGGTACGCTGCAATTGGCCTCAGGTATGCATTTGCAGGTATTTACAACCGGGCGGGGTACGCCGTACGGTTTGGCCATGGCTGCGGTGCTCAAGGTGGCGACGCGCAGCTGTTTGGCGACACAATGGTCGGATTTGATGGATGTGGATGCCGGGCGTATTGCCACGGGCGAAGCGACGATCGAAGAAGTGGGCTGGGAGATCTTCCGCCTGCTTTTGGAGGTGGCCAGCGGCAAGAAAGAGACTTGGGCGGAACACTGGAAATTGCACAACGACCTTTGCTTGTTCAATCCGGCGCCTGTGACCTAATAGAAATAAGTGAGGAGAACGAACCGGAGTCGTTAGAAGGCGCGGTTGAGAGCGAATCCCCCTGGCTCTGCGGGCCATCCCCTTTAGGAAGAGGGGCACGAAGCAGCAAATCAGAAAGAAAATAGGAGGAATTTAAAATGGCAAAAATCGGTTTTATTGGTTTGGGTATTATGGGCAAGCCTATGAGTAAGAATTTGATCAAGGCAGGGTATGAATTGGTGATTATGGACCGCAACTCGGCGGTAGTGGAAGAACTGAAAGCATTAGGCGCGGAAGTAGCGGCTAGTCCGAAAGAGGTGGCGCAGAAGACAGATATTATCGTCACGATGCTGCCTAATTCGCCTCAAGTGAAGGAAGTGGCTCTCGGCGAAAATGGGTTGATGGAAGCGGCTGCCGCCGGTAAAGTGCTAGTGGATATGAGCTCTATCGCTCCTTTGGTGAGTCGGGAGATTGCTGCCGCGTTAACGGCCAAGGGCATGGAAATGTTGGACGCTCCTGTAAGCGGCGGTGAGCCCAAAGCGATTGATGGCACTATTTCCGTGATGGTCGGTGGTAAGCAAGAAGTTTTTGACCGTTGCTATGATGTGATGAAGGCTATGGCGGGTTCAGTGGTGCGTACCGGTGATATTGGCGCCGGTAATGTTACTAAGCTAGCCAATCAAATTATCGTCGCTATTAATATTGCTGCTGTTTCCGAGGCATTGGTGTTGGCGGCCAAAGCTGGCGTTGAGCCGGACTTAGTGTATCAGGCCATCCGTGGCGGCTTGGCGGGTAGTACGGTGCTTGACGCCAAAGCGCCCTTGATGATGGACCGTAAATTCGATCCCGGCTTCCGCATTAATCTGCACATCAAGGATTTAGGCAACATTCTCGAAACGTCCCACGAAGTCGGCGTGCCCTTGCCTTTGACGGCGGCAGTTATGGAAATGATGCAGGCTATGAAGATTGACGGCAAGGAAGGCTGTGACCACGGTGCCTTGGTACAGTACTATGAAAAACTGGCGCAAGTAGAAGTTCGGCGTTGAGGAGGATGAAGATGCTGCAGAATCAATTAAAGGAAAAGTTAGCTAAAGATGAGCTGGCACTGGGACTTTTTGTGCCTTTTTACGCGCCCAACCTAGTAGAAATGATCGGTTATGCCGGTTTGGACTTTATTGTTATCGATAACGAGCATGGCTGTTTTGCCGACAGCGAAATTGAAGAACTAATTCGGGCGGCGGATCTGACAGGGGTAACACCTATCGTTCGGGTTCCTTATGGTACGGCTGGGATTCAAAAAGCTCTTGATCGCGGTGCCAAAGGGGTTCAAGTGCCTATGGTCAACACCAAAGAAGATGCCGAAGCGGCGGTGCGGCGGGCTAAGTTTCCGCCCCACGGCACGCGTGGAGCGGCGTATTCGGTGAGGGCTGCTCACTTTGGGATGTATTCGGGGAAGGAGTATTTGGATGCAGCAGATGAAAATACGTTGGTAGTGGTGCATATTGAAACGCCAGAGGCAGTTAAAAATTTTGACGAAATTATCAGCGTTCCTGGTGTTGATATTGCCTTCATCGGCCCGGCAGATTTATCTGTTTCTATGGGCTATAAAGCGGAAGGGCCCAGCCATCCGGAAGTGCGCGCGGTGATTGAGGATTTGATCCGCCGTGGCCGGGCCAAAGGTGTGCAGATGGGTTTTATGGCTTCCGGTATTGATGATATTGGCCGCTGCGAGGACCTGGGCGTGCGCTATGTGACACAGGTAGCCTCGGCGCTCATCATGGCGAAATTCAAAGAAATGGTTCGTGTAGGACGGCGACAAGGATAACGTTTCTCTAAACTAATAAACAACCCCCTCCAGCTTGGATCGGAGGGGGTTGTTTATTAGTTTACATAAAAATAAAAACAGCAGAACAAAAACAAGTGTTTTTCAGAGGTGGCCGAAGTGTACTGCTAGTGATAAAATTGAGAAAAAAACAGAGGCGACCTGTGCGGCGGTAAACATGCACAAGCATAAAAAAATCCTCCGACAAAGTCGGAGGATTAACTGTCAATGGTGACCCCGGCAGGATTCGAACCTGCGGCCTTTTGATTCGTAGTCAAACGCTCTATCCAGCTGAGCTACGGAGTCATGTGTTTAATGGACGAGATTTATATTAGCACGACGAGAAGGGGATGTCAACAGAAAAAATGTTCATCCACAGAGAAATGCACAAATCCACAGGGTTATCCACAATGAAAGTGTCTAAAATAGGGGGTTCAGCCGACTTTTCAACATTTTGCGATGTGACTTATCCACTGTTTTGTTGAAAATGTGGATAAGTATGTGGATAAGTGTGGATAAGCTGTGGGTTACTCTACCGGGCGGCTCCAGTCCACATGAACTCCGGTAGCTTGCCACAAATAGCCTAAAATTCGTTGGAAATTTTCTTTGCTTTCCGAGGCCAGCAAAGTGACTTCAACAAAATCGGTCAGCGATTCCTGGGGAAGTTTCAAGGTGTGTTGTTGTGCTAAAAAGGCTTCCGTAGCTTGGCGTTTTTCTTCGTTCGGTAAAACGATGGAGATGGTATGCGAGGTTTCGTTGAACTCAACATAACCCAGATCATTTCCGAAGCTAATTGCAACACGATACATAGTAATCCAACCTTTCTTCTTTTAAAGATCTAACAAGATTTTGTCGCCAAAGCCGGCGCTGATCAAATGTGCACTGTCATTAAGGCGCTCGATGGCGTTTTCATGCCAGCGGTTGCAGCGCAGCACCGTTAAACTGGCCGGAGCCACTTCAAAGGAAAAATTGTGATGAACGGCGCCGGAGACGCCTAAGCCCAGCCACCAACAGAGAATGTTGATGATAGTGCCTCTATGGGCCACAATGACCAGGGGACGGCGCTGACGAGCGGTAAGTTCTTCCATAACGACGGCGACGCGGTTGTAAAATTGGCGTCTTGACTCGCCTTTCGGGTAGTGCTGCCAATCGAGAATTGGCGTTGTTTTAGGCAGGGACAGTTTGCGGGCTTCCGCCTCGGATTTGCCTGCGGCGATGCCGTTGTTCATTTCACGCAGACCTGGATGCTGTGTAAGGGTTTGGCCGAAAGGCTGCCCCAGAATCTGGGCTGTCTGTACGGCGCGCTTTAGGTCGCTGGCGACAAGATCGAAAGCATGGCCTGTAAAAAGCGGCTCTAGGCGCTTCGCAAGGGCCTCAATTTGGCGGCAGCCTACTGGAGTGAGATCGACGTCAGTCCAACCGCCGGTTAGTCCGCGGGTGTGGTGCTCGGCCTGCCCGTGGCGGACAAGGAGAATCGATTTCAAGAGCAGCCCTCCTTTTCTGATATCTCTCTTATTTTGCAATGTTTCGCCGCTTGGTGCAAGGAAAAAATGAAAAAACCGCTTGCGCGGTCTTTTCGGGGAGCTATAAGAGCCGAAGAAACGAAAAACGAAGCAAAGAGTAGTTTGGAGATTTAACAGGAGTAGAAAGAGGCAAGGGAGGGCTTGAAAGAGGGTTGCGGAGAATAGGGGGATAGTAAATTTAGGTATCCTTCCGTTGCATGGGTTGTAGGCGCTGCTCTAGGGTCCAAGTCTTTTGTGCGGCCTTGTGGGCCAGACGACAGAATTCGTCTTGGCTGGAAAAAGCATCGACTTTTTTGTCTACGCGGCGATAGACGCCGTCGGAACGCAAGGTATGGGCTTTGCGTCCATCCTTGAGAAAAAGGCTGAACATAGCGCGTATGCGGGCGGCGTGGCGATCGTCATCTACAGGGAAAAGCAGTTCCACTCGCTCATTGAGATTGCGGGGCATCCAGTCGGCGCTGGAAAGATAGACTTTGGCATCATCTCCTACGCCGAAAATAAAGATGCGATGATGCTCCAGAAAGCGGCCAACAATGCTGCGGACGGTAATCGTGTCGCTGACGCCGACAATGCCTGGGCGCAAGCCGCAGATACCGCGAATAATGAGGTCGATGGAAACACCAGCGGCAGAAGCTTCGTAAAGCTTAAGAATGATGCCTTTATCGATAAGCGAGTTCATTTTAGCACTGATATGTGCGGGCTGTCCTGCTCGGGCGGCGGTGATTTGTTCATCTACAAGTTCATAAAAGCGTTCCCGCATGTTCAGTGGCGCAACGATAAATTTGTTCCATACTGGCGGGTCAGAGTAGCCAGACAGCATGTTGAAAAAAGCCGAAGCGTCGGCGCCGAAAGCATCGTTGGCGGTAAAAAGCCCCATGTCCGTGTAAATGCGAGCGGTGGAGTCATTGTAGTTGCCAGTGCCTAAATGCACATAGCGGCAAATGCCGTTTTCTTCTTGGCGTACGACCAAGGCGATTTTGGAATGGGTTTTCAGGCCCATCAAGCCGTAGATGACATGAGCGCCAGCTTCTTCCAGGCGTTTCGCCCACTGGATGTTATTTTCTTCATCAAAGCGAGCTTTTAACTCTACAAGAACGGTGACTTGCTTGCCGTTTTCTGCAGCTTCCATAAGTGCTCGGACGATGGGGGAATTGCCGCTTACGCGGTACAGAGTCTGTTTGATGGCTAGCACTTGGGGGTCGAGGGCGGCTTGGCGGATGAAATCCACTACCGGTTCAAAGCTTTCGTAGGGATGGTGCAGCAAAATATCACCTTGGCGGATGGTGGCGAAGATGTCTTCGGTTTCTACCAAGGACGCCGGCAGTGGGGCTTGGTAAGAAGCGTGACGCAAATGAGCGGCGCCGGAAATGTCGGCGAAACGGAAAAAGCAGGTAGTGTCCAAAGGACCGTTAATTTCGTAAATATCCTGCCCGGCAATATCCAGCTCTTCTTGCAATGCTGCTTGCAGTTCTTTGTTGCCGTGCTTAGAGACCTCCAGGCGTACTGCAGGGCCGCGCTTGCGCTGCTTGAGAGCGCTTTCCACCTCTTCCAGCAAGTCTTCGGCTTCGTCCTCGTCGATGAACATATCGGCATTGCGCGTGATGCGGAAGAAGAGAGGCTGGCTCAGGGTATAGCCTTGAAACAGGCGCGAGCAATAGGCGGCGATGATATCCTCTAAAAATAGGAAATGACGTTCTTCTTGTGGGGCAAAAGGAACTTCAAGCAAACGTGGCAGTACTGAAGGCACGGGAATGATGGCGATAGCTGGTTCTTCTTCGTCTGGGCGGGTCAACTGCACCGCCAGGTTGAGGCTGCGGTTCGCCAAAAAGGGGAAGGGGTGGCTGGCGTCCACTCCTAAGGGCGTGAGAACCGGGTAAATAGTGCGATGAAAGGTGTGGTCCAGCCATTCTTGCTGCTGGGGCGTTAAGGCGTCGATGCTGCATAGGCAGAGCTTCGCGTCGCATAAGGCGGGGATGAGGGAGCGCAACTGCTTATATTGGTTTTTAACCAGCTCATGAGCCGTTTCGGAAATGCGCTCTAATTGCTGTGCTACGGTGAGACCGGCGGCATCGGTTTTGTTGATGCCCGACTCCAACTGATGTTTGAGGCCGGCAACGCGGATCATGAAAAATTCGTCTAAGTTGGAAGCGGTTATGGCGATGAAGCGCAACCGTTCCAGAAGAGGTGTTGTCGTGTCACCTGCTTCGCTAAGGACACGGTTGTTGAATTTGAGCCAGCTTAGTTCGCGATTGAAAAAGTATTCCGGTTTATCAAACATGGTATCAACCTGCCTGTCGTATTAGAATGGGACGGATGCCGAAGACGTTCTCGAAAAAGGACGCTTTGTCGGCAAAAGTCCATTGTTCCAATGTGTAATCTTCACGGGTAGTAACGGTGACGAGTAATTCTTCACCGCGAAAGGCCAGCTCAATTTTGAGCGCTTTTTGACGATGGGTGCGGTCAATGGCGTCAGCCAGACGAATCATGGCGGCCAACTTAGCCACAGTCATCTGCTCTTGCACGCTCAAGCCGCTCAAAGTTGGGTCGGAAGGATGCGGTGTACCCTTGGAATGGTATTGGGCTACACAGGCCATAATGAGTTTTTCTTTTTCCGAAAACCCGAGAATATCGGAGGAGAGAATGAGTCGGTGCGAGAACAAATAGTGGCTGCGCAGGCTGACGAATTTACCGATATCGTGCAAAAGGGCGGCGCCTTCAAGCAGTTGGCGTTCTCGTTTACCTAGGCCATGAGCACGGTGCAGTTTGTCGAAAAGCTGCAAGGAGACAGTTGCGACCGCTTCAGAGTGGCCGTCATGCTGGTGATATTTTTTAGCTAAAGATCGCACCAGACTGAAAGTTTGTTTGGAGATTTCATCCAACCAAGGATGCTTGGTCTTCTGGGCGATGTGGCAGACGGTCATGCCGTCAAGGAATTGGTCGTTGACGACAACCAGTTCTTGCGCTTGGCAGAGAGAAAGTAACTGTTGGTACAAGATGATGGTCGGCAAAGCCATATCCGCCTTGGCTTCAGTGAGTGCAAAGGCCTGCATGACTTGCGAGAGGTTGAGCTTGTGCAAACGCTTATACAGCACCAGAAAATCTTCCTGCTTGACCGAATCCAGGGCGCTGCGGGTTTTTCGGCCCAACATTTGCAAAAACAGCTCTGTGTCGGGACCGGAGAGAACCACATAGCGGATGGTATGCCCGGCTAGGGCGGGGCGAACCGGCTCGATGACGCTGAAAATGTATTCAGCCAGGGCTTGCTGAAAGGAGAGAGAGTCTCGCTGGTTTTTATTGAAACTTTCCTTAATACGCAGCACGCCGATATGGATGTTTTGTTGGTAGAGAATGCGTCCGTTGCGGTACAAGGTGATGCCTAGGCCGCCGGAAGTGATGTCCACAAAGAGCAGGGCTTCCTTGCTGGCTGTTAAGCCAAGAACCTGCATTTTGCGAAAAATCGCCACATATTTAAAAAAGATTTCCTGAGGCATGTCGATGACTTCCGCCTCCAGGTCGGCTTTAATTTGAATTTGGTCGATAATATAAGGTTGGTTTGCGGCCTCGCGAATGGCGGTTGTAGCCATAAGGCGGTAGTCGCGCGCGCCGTACTCCGCCAGCTTGCGGCGAAATCCTTTGAGAATGTCGCACAACTCGGCGACCGTATCTGTACCGATGCGTCCGGTTTGAAAGGTTTCTTCGCCTAAAGAAATTTGTCGGTGTATATTCTCAAGAATGCGTATGGTTTCCAAGTTGCGGTATTCTGCAATTTGCAGGCTGACTTGTTCAGAGCCGACATGAATAGCGGCAAAAAGACTAGGCTGGTTTTTATGCATGATATCACCTCGTGGCATTACGTTCTTGCTAAATTCTCTTTGAATATGCTAAAATCCCTGCTAACTTAGTTTAAGGTTGTGTAAAATCTTGACACTTCTGTGAGGTTTCCCAACTTTCTTTGCAGGATTTTCTTATAAAGCGCGAATATAAAAAAATAGGCATTGTACGGAGAAAGGAAGTCTTGGCATGAAAGATCGGGAACGAGTGGCTATTATTGACCTGGGATCGAACTCGGCGCGGCTGATTGTGGTCGATATCGACCGTCGTGGCGCCTATAATTTAGTATACAATCAGAAGGAGACGGTGCGGCTGGGGGAAGGCTTGGCAGCTACTGGTCAACTGCAGGAGACGGCCATGCTGCGGGCGGTGGGCACGCTGCAGGTGTTTGCTCATATGAATCAATTGTTCAAGGTGGATAAGGTGTTGGCCGTAGCGACAGCGGCCGTGCGCAATGCTAAAAATGGCGCTGATTTTTTGCGGCAAGCAAAAAAAGAGACAGGCATTCCGCTACGGGTTATCAGCGGTGAGACGGAAGCGAAACTGGGGTATTTGGGAGTCGTAAACACGTTGGATATTGAGGAAGGCATTGTGTTCGACTTGGGCGGCGCCAGTACAGAACTGACATTGATTAAAGGTCGTAAAGCGCAGACTGCGGTCAGTATGCCTTTTGGTGCGGTGACGCTGACGGAGTACCTAGGGGCGCGGCCGAATGAGAAAAAACTGCTGGAGTTGCAAAATTACTTGTGGGATCAGTTGGTGGGCTTGAGTTGGCTCAAGGATAGCGGCGTACCGCTGATTGGCATTGGCGGCACAGCGCGAAACATTGCCAAAATGGATCAGCGTAAAAAAGGGTACCCGTTTCCCAAAGTTCACAATTATCGACTCGGTAAAATGGCGTTCCAGGAACTCTACCGCGGTTTGGCGGGGATGACGTTGTCCCAACGCCGCAAAGTGCCAGGATTGAGTAATGAGCGGGCGGATATTATCGTGCCGGGTTTGGCGATTGTTAATGCACTATTTGACATAACTTCAAGCCAGCAGTTTCTTGTGAGCGGCTGCGGCGTGCGTGAAGGTTTGTTTATGCAGTATTACCTGTCGCGTCATGGCGAAGGGGAATTGTTACGCGATATTTTAGAGCACAGTACACATAATCTAATGTTGTCCTATAATTTAGATGAAAAGCATGCGCAGCATGTGGCTAGTTTGGCGGATCAACTTTGGCAGGGATGGGGAGATCAGGCGGAGCTGGGCGCTAGGGAGCGGCGTTTGCTGCGTGTGGCGGCATTACTGCATGACATAGGTATTTCTATCAACTACTATGACCATCCCCGGCACAGCGCCTACTTGGTGGAGAACGCCCGGCTTTTTGGCTTGACCCACAGAGAACAGATGCTGTGCGCCGTAATGGCTGGCTGGCATAATGGCCTTTCTATGAAATACGTTCGCAACCGCATGTATAGTGAATTTCTGGACGAGGGAGACTGGATGCGGGCGCGCAAACTGAGTTTGCTGCTAGCCGTAGCGGAAGCGTTGGATACGACGCAAATGCAGTTGGTACGCCGGGTGAAGGCCGGCTTGGATCTGGAAAACGGGTTGGCTATGCTGGAATTGGAACTGCGGGAAGCGGCGGTTATTGAACAAGAAAACGTAAATAAGCTGAAGAAAGCCTTTAAAAAGGAATTCAATCTGGAATTGACGGTGAGGGCGTAATGACGGAAAGTGCAACCGCATGGCAGGAAATGCTGGCTTCCTGGTGGGAGTCCTATGTGCGGCGTTTTTTAGGACGAGATGAAGAGACGGATTACCATGTGCGGCTGAAAGTGGCTCATACGGCGCGGGTGAGGAATATTGCGCGGCAGTTGATGCAAGAAAGACAATTGTCAGCGCAGAAATTGGCTTTGGTGGACGCTGCGGCCTTGCTGCATGATGTGGGGCGATTCCCCCAATATTGGCAGTACCGGACGTTTCGGGACGTATTGTCGGTAGATCATGCTGACTTGGGAGCAGAAACGTTGGATGAAGAAGGCGTCTGGCAGTGGCTGCCGCCGGAGGCGGCGGAGATTCTGCGTCAGGCGGTGGTGTGGCATAACAAGCGGGCCTTACCGCCGGATGCGCTTGGTGCGGCATGGCTGCCGGCGCAAGTAGTTCGAGATGCGGACAAGCTGGATATTTTCGATATGCTTACAACAGACAAAGAATATCGCATGCCGCCTACCGATGGAATTTCCCAAGAAGGCGGTGTATCAAAGGAGATTGCAGAGGTAGTGGCCGGCGGCAGACTTGGGCTGCCTGCGCAGGTGAAAACAGCGGCAGATCAACAAGTTTTCCGCATTTCCTGGGTATATGATCTTAATACGGCGGAAGCGGTTCGTTATTTTACAGAAGCCGGATTTTTACCGGGCTTGTTGGCCGCGGTTCCAGACGGTTCGGAAAAGGAAAAAGTTCGCTTAACTATTGTTGCTTATTTGCAAAGACGCTTGCAGAATTTGTGAGGTCCTTTGTTCCTCTGGTTTCGTATCTTTCGATTCCATGGTAAAATAGAGCCAAATTCATTGGCTGGAGGAACGATAATGAGACGATTTTTTTGCCTGGTGGCGCTTTTTTTGCTGATGTCCCTGCCTGTGGCTGGTGCGGCGCCGTCGGCGTGGTT
This genomic window from uncultured Anaeromusa sp. contains:
- the garD gene encoding galactarate dehydratase, which gives rise to MKERIAQDVNHYIKVHAQDNVAIIVKDGGLPEKALLPEGLVLREHVPQGHKVALVDIAQGGEIIRYGEVIGYAKTPISRGSWIEESLVLLPKAPELSTLPLATKVPTAPEPLLGYTFAGYRNADGTVGTKNLLGIVTSVQCAAGVVNQAVARIRQELLPLYPEVEDVVAVNHNYGCGVAIGAPEAVIPIRTLQNLATHPNFGGEALIVGLGCEKLRPEEMAPWASPESILVLQEQHGYGVMLEAILAGAKERLERLNRRRRETCAAAELVIGVQCGGSDAFSGVTANPAVGYAADLFVRAGATVMFSEVTEVRDAVHLLTPRAINEEVGQALIREMKWYDEYLSRGEADRSANPAPGNKKGGLANVVEKALGSIAKSGSSAICGVVPPGVKAQQKGLLYAATPASDFVCGTLQLASGMHLQVFTTGRGTPYGLAMAAVLKVATRSCLATQWSDLMDVDAGRIATGEATIEEVGWEIFRLLLEVASGKKETWAEHWKLHNDLCLFNPAPVT
- the garR gene encoding 2-hydroxy-3-oxopropionate reductase, whose translation is MAKIGFIGLGIMGKPMSKNLIKAGYELVIMDRNSAVVEELKALGAEVAASPKEVAQKTDIIVTMLPNSPQVKEVALGENGLMEAAAAGKVLVDMSSIAPLVSREIAAALTAKGMEMLDAPVSGGEPKAIDGTISVMVGGKQEVFDRCYDVMKAMAGSVVRTGDIGAGNVTKLANQIIVAINIAAVSEALVLAAKAGVEPDLVYQAIRGGLAGSTVLDAKAPLMMDRKFDPGFRINLHIKDLGNILETSHEVGVPLPLTAAVMEMMQAMKIDGKEGCDHGALVQYYEKLAQVEVRR
- a CDS encoding aldolase/citrate lyase family protein translates to MLQNQLKEKLAKDELALGLFVPFYAPNLVEMIGYAGLDFIVIDNEHGCFADSEIEELIRAADLTGVTPIVRVPYGTAGIQKALDRGAKGVQVPMVNTKEDAEAAVRRAKFPPHGTRGAAYSVRAAHFGMYSGKEYLDAADENTLVVVHIETPEAVKNFDEIISVPGVDIAFIGPADLSVSMGYKAEGPSHPEVRAVIEDLIRRGRAKGVQMGFMASGIDDIGRCEDLGVRYVTQVASALIMAKFKEMVRVGRRQG
- a CDS encoding histidine phosphatase family protein; this encodes MQNKRDIRKGGLLLKSILLVRHGQAEHHTRGLTGGWTDVDLTPVGCRQIEALAKRLEPLFTGHAFDLVASDLKRAVQTAQILGQPFGQTLTQHPGLREMNNGIAAGKSEAEARKLSLPKTTPILDWQHYPKGESRRQFYNRVAVVMEELTARQRRPLVIVAHRGTIINILCWWLGLGVSGAVHHNFSFEVAPASLTVLRCNRWHENAIERLNDSAHLISAGFGDKILLDL
- a CDS encoding RNA degradosome polyphosphate kinase, whose product is MFDKPEYFFNRELSWLKFNNRVLSEAGDTTTPLLERLRFIAITASNLDEFFMIRVAGLKHQLESGINKTDAAGLTVAQQLERISETAHELVKNQYKQLRSLIPALCDAKLCLCSIDALTPQQQEWLDHTFHRTIYPVLTPLGVDASHPFPFLANRSLNLAVQLTRPDEEEPAIAIIPVPSVLPRLLEVPFAPQEERHFLFLEDIIAAYCSRLFQGYTLSQPLFFRITRNADMFIDEDEAEDLLEEVESALKQRKRGPAVRLEVSKHGNKELQAALQEELDIAGQDIYEINGPLDTTCFFRFADISGAAHLRHASYQAPLPASLVETEDIFATIRQGDILLHHPYESFEPVVDFIRQAALDPQVLAIKQTLYRVSGNSPIVRALMEAAENGKQVTVLVELKARFDEENNIQWAKRLEEAGAHVIYGLMGLKTHSKIALVVRQEENGICRYVHLGTGNYNDSTARIYTDMGLFTANDAFGADASAFFNMLSGYSDPPVWNKFIVAPLNMRERFYELVDEQITAARAGQPAHISAKMNSLIDKGIILKLYEASAAGVSIDLIIRGICGLRPGIVGVSDTITVRSIVGRFLEHHRIFIFGVGDDAKVYLSSADWMPRNLNERVELLFPVDDDRHAARIRAMFSLFLKDGRKAHTLRSDGVYRRVDKKVDAFSSQDEFCRLAHKAAQKTWTLEQRLQPMQRKDT
- a CDS encoding HD domain-containing protein, producing MHKNQPSLFAAIHVGSEQVSLQIAEYRNLETIRILENIHRQISLGEETFQTGRIGTDTVAELCDILKGFRRKLAEYGARDYRLMATTAIREAANQPYIIDQIQIKADLEAEVIDMPQEIFFKYVAIFRKMQVLGLTASKEALLFVDITSGGLGITLYRNGRILYQQNIHIGVLRIKESFNKNQRDSLSFQQALAEYIFSVIEPVRPALAGHTIRYVVLSGPDTELFLQMLGRKTRSALDSVKQEDFLVLYKRLHKLNLSQVMQAFALTEAKADMALPTIILYQQLLSLCQAQELVVVNDQFLDGMTVCHIAQKTKHPWLDEISKQTFSLVRSLAKKYHQHDGHSEAVATVSLQLFDKLHRAHGLGKRERQLLEGAALLHDIGKFVSLRSHYLFSHRLILSSDILGFSEKEKLIMACVAQYHSKGTPHPSDPTLSGLSVQEQMTVAKLAAMIRLADAIDRTHRQKALKIELAFRGEELLVTVTTREDYTLEQWTFADKASFFENVFGIRPILIRQAG
- a CDS encoding Ppx/GppA phosphatase family protein, with the protein product MKDRERVAIIDLGSNSARLIVVDIDRRGAYNLVYNQKETVRLGEGLAATGQLQETAMLRAVGTLQVFAHMNQLFKVDKVLAVATAAVRNAKNGADFLRQAKKETGIPLRVISGETEAKLGYLGVVNTLDIEEGIVFDLGGASTELTLIKGRKAQTAVSMPFGAVTLTEYLGARPNEKKLLELQNYLWDQLVGLSWLKDSGVPLIGIGGTARNIAKMDQRKKGYPFPKVHNYRLGKMAFQELYRGLAGMTLSQRRKVPGLSNERADIIVPGLAIVNALFDITSSQQFLVSGCGVREGLFMQYYLSRHGEGELLRDILEHSTHNLMLSYNLDEKHAQHVASLADQLWQGWGDQAELGARERRLLRVAALLHDIGISINYYDHPRHSAYLVENARLFGLTHREQMLCAVMAGWHNGLSMKYVRNRMYSEFLDEGDWMRARKLSLLLAVAEALDTTQMQLVRRVKAGLDLENGLAMLELELREAAVIEQENVNKLKKAFKKEFNLELTVRA
- a CDS encoding HD domain-containing protein, which codes for MTESATAWQEMLASWWESYVRRFLGRDEETDYHVRLKVAHTARVRNIARQLMQERQLSAQKLALVDAAALLHDVGRFPQYWQYRTFRDVLSVDHADLGAETLDEEGVWQWLPPEAAEILRQAVVWHNKRALPPDALGAAWLPAQVVRDADKLDIFDMLTTDKEYRMPPTDGISQEGGVSKEIAEVVAGGRLGLPAQVKTAADQQVFRISWVYDLNTAEAVRYFTEAGFLPGLLAAVPDGSEKEKVRLTIVAYLQRRLQNL